AAAAGAAAAATATTGACATCTGTCTTTTAAATCATGGCGGAATCCGCGCCGTACTTCCCAAAGGAAATGTAACTACAAGAACCGCTTTTGAGATCATGCCGTTTGAAAACAGCCTGATTATAATTGAATTAAAAGGCGCTCAGATCCGGGAAATGGCCGCTTACATCATGAAAGAAAAGAAACCGCATCCGCTTTCCGGTTTAAAAATCGTTGCCGATAAAAACAATCTAATCGTTAAGTCGTTAAGTGTAAACGGAAAACCTGTTGAAGACAACCAGAGTTATTATGTAGCCACTTCCGATTATTTATCGAATGGAGGCGACAGCATGAATTTCTTCAAAAAAGCCGTTAAAGCTTATGACATGGACTACAAGCTACGAAACCTGTTAATTGACTACTTCAAAAAAGTAGACACCATCTCGGTAATCACGTCAGAAAGAATAATCCTGGAATAAAGATAAAAGAAAATGAAAAGAAGAGATTTTTTAAAAGGAACAGCAGCCAGTTCGGCATTAGTTACTCTGGGAGGTTTATCATTAAGCAGCTTTACAACTGCTCCCGATATTAAAAAAATAACCATCCTTCACACGAACGATGTTCACAGTCATATCGATCCGTTTCCGGCAAGCGATCCGCGAAACCCGAATATGGGTGGTGTCGCCAGACGCGCTACGCTGATCCAGGAAATCAGAAAAGAGAATCCTAATGTATTATTACTGGATGCCGGAGATATTTTCCAGGGCACACCATATTTTAACTATTACGGCGGCGAACTGGAGTTCAAACTGATGAGCATGCTGGATTATGATCTGGCAACACTTGGAAACCACGATTTCGACAACGGTATCGATGGTTTTTATGCCCAATTGCCGCATGCCAAATTTGATTTCGTTTCCGCTAATTACGATTTTAAGAACACTATTCTGGACGGCATCGTAAAACCGTATAAGATTTTCGTTAAAGACGGCATCAAAATAGGTGTTTTTGGCCTTGGC
This region of Flavobacterium inviolabile genomic DNA includes:
- a CDS encoding 5'-nucleotidase C-terminal domain-containing protein — encoded protein: MTKLRKYNHFLTPFIVLTGIFLLASCAGQKYQNTKIEGKQIGITNAYRDVQSIEDYIAPYRTHIDKDLDNVLAYCPETLDKSKGTWQTTIGNLLADVTIEMANPIFQSREKKNIDICLLNHGGIRAVLPKGNVTTRTAFEIMPFENSLIIIELKGAQIREMAAYIMKEKKPHPLSGLKIVADKNNLIVKSLSVNGKPVEDNQSYYVATSDYLSNGGDSMNFFKKAVKAYDMDYKLRNLLIDYFKKVDTISVITSERIILE
- a CDS encoding metallophosphoesterase, translated to MKRRDFLKGTAASSALVTLGGLSLSSFTTAPDIKKITILHTNDVHSHIDPFPASDPRNPNMGGVARRATLIQEIRKENPNVLLLDAGDIFQGTPYFNYYGGELEFKLMSMLDYDLATLGNHDFDNGIDGFYAQLPHAKFDFVSANYDFKNTILDGIVKPYKIFVKDGIKIGVFGLGVELQGLVDKKLYKETVYNDPVETAKEMTRILKHEKKCDLVICLSHIGFKYKDEPDRICDVLLARRTKDIDLIIGGHTHTFLDKPVIETNADGKQVLVNQVGCYGINLGRIDFYFDADKSKSHSGRSITV